The Rhodothermus marinus DSM 4252 genome window below encodes:
- a CDS encoding ParA family protein: MVITVAGIKGGSGKTPLAFFAGWFLDALLEVDVGWVDLDYASGSLTERVERRRKHGFASPGLLLSASYTSDEVELGRQFAELVKSRGDQLLVVDTAPGPSATALLAVEMADIVLVPTWYRMVFMADALNYTLELVRRYRDQLASVRKKLFLVPMGKSSGAVISRAEQEAEEMLKNTELAPAEVLPALPYMPGIEIYYHEGLYPTEGAETPYQVEQARRFHDAIKLTMLPVVESLAQLINT, from the coding sequence ATGGTTATCACGGTAGCTGGTATCAAAGGGGGGAGCGGCAAGACGCCGCTGGCCTTTTTCGCCGGCTGGTTTCTGGATGCCCTGCTTGAAGTCGATGTGGGCTGGGTGGACCTCGACTATGCTTCCGGGTCGCTGACCGAGCGCGTTGAGCGTCGGCGCAAGCATGGATTTGCGTCGCCGGGGCTTTTGCTGAGCGCGTCGTACACGTCTGACGAGGTCGAGCTTGGTCGGCAATTTGCGGAGCTGGTGAAATCGCGCGGGGATCAATTGCTTGTGGTGGACACAGCCCCGGGACCGAGTGCCACGGCGCTGCTTGCGGTGGAGATGGCCGACATCGTGCTGGTGCCCACCTGGTACAGGATGGTATTCATGGCCGATGCGCTCAACTACACGCTTGAGCTGGTCAGACGGTACAGGGATCAGCTTGCCTCCGTTCGGAAAAAGCTCTTTTTAGTGCCGATGGGCAAAAGCTCCGGAGCCGTCATTTCGCGGGCGGAGCAAGAGGCCGAAGAAATGCTCAAAAACACCGAGCTGGCGCCAGCCGAAGTGCTACCGGCGCTTCCCTACATGCCGGGCATTGAGATTTACTATCACGAAGGGCTTTATCCGACGGAAGGGGCCGAGACGCCCTATCAGGTGGAGCAGGCCCGTCGTTTTCACGACGCGATCAAGCTGACGATGCTGCCTGTTGTCGAGTCGCTGGCCCAACTGATCAACACGTGA
- a CDS encoding methyl-accepting chemotaxis protein, translating to MVLVTVLIWRGLRELRAAQDWVLHSHEVMQQARALALDRSEMEDFALAYLLSGEERFREAYANQWRHFEQAVEALQQTVSDNPEQQARLKELTAAMQTWKQEMDALLARRPEVETGRLRMSQLAAEVVAQQEKQEALQNRIASIQQAFLEAEQALNAERLARMKRRERMVFIEVAVALLAVALGIGLAFQVIRRSVVRPVQELEAAAYRISEGDLETTVAVRTEDEVGKLARAFNQMVASMREALDALQEEKAGAEQKVREAVAEIQAQQRYLAESVEHMLTQMERFAAGDLTVHLEVRKNDEIGRLYEGFNRAVANMRQMLVRVTEAIASTSSSAAQISASSEELAASAQQQAAQANEVAAAVEEMVRTIVENARSASETADVARTNGDRAREGARVVQETVAKIRQIAQVVGESARTVERLGASSERIGEIVQVINEIAEQTNLLALNAAIEAARAGKHGRGFAVVADEVRKLAERTAQATKEIAEMIEGIRSETREAVKAIQRGSQEVEEGIALADQTGAALTQILEGAQRVLDRVTQIAAASEEQSATSDQISRSVEMISNLSHESARGVEQIARAAEGLSRLTDELNEMVRRFRLAQREAVRSPDEAVSVA from the coding sequence GTGGTTCTGGTAACCGTTTTGATCTGGCGGGGATTGCGTGAATTGCGTGCCGCGCAGGACTGGGTACTGCATTCACACGAGGTGATGCAGCAGGCCCGGGCGCTGGCTCTGGATCGCTCCGAAATGGAGGACTTTGCGCTGGCGTATCTGCTGAGTGGCGAGGAGCGGTTTCGCGAAGCTTATGCCAACCAGTGGCGGCATTTTGAACAGGCGGTGGAGGCGTTGCAGCAGACCGTCTCGGACAACCCGGAGCAGCAGGCGCGCTTGAAGGAACTGACGGCGGCCATGCAGACGTGGAAGCAGGAGATGGACGCACTGCTGGCGCGTCGTCCGGAGGTGGAAACGGGCCGGCTTCGCATGAGTCAACTGGCCGCCGAGGTCGTGGCACAGCAGGAAAAGCAGGAGGCGCTCCAGAACCGCATCGCTTCGATCCAGCAGGCTTTTCTGGAGGCGGAGCAGGCGTTGAATGCGGAGCGGCTGGCCCGCATGAAGCGGCGAGAGCGTATGGTGTTTATTGAAGTGGCGGTGGCGTTGCTGGCCGTGGCGCTGGGGATCGGGCTGGCCTTCCAGGTGATCCGCCGATCGGTGGTCCGGCCCGTTCAGGAGCTGGAGGCGGCCGCGTACCGCATTTCGGAAGGCGATCTGGAGACGACGGTCGCTGTCCGCACAGAAGACGAAGTGGGCAAGCTGGCCCGCGCCTTTAATCAGATGGTGGCGTCCATGCGCGAGGCGCTCGATGCGTTGCAGGAGGAGAAGGCGGGCGCCGAACAGAAGGTGCGGGAGGCCGTGGCCGAAATCCAGGCGCAGCAGCGCTACCTGGCCGAGAGCGTCGAGCATATGCTGACCCAGATGGAGCGTTTCGCCGCGGGTGATCTGACCGTACATCTGGAAGTCCGGAAGAACGACGAGATCGGCCGCCTCTATGAAGGCTTCAACCGCGCCGTCGCCAACATGCGCCAGATGCTGGTGCGTGTGACCGAAGCGATCGCCTCGACGTCCAGTTCGGCCGCCCAGATCAGCGCTTCCAGCGAGGAGCTGGCGGCCTCGGCGCAGCAGCAGGCCGCGCAGGCCAACGAAGTAGCGGCGGCCGTCGAAGAGATGGTGCGCACCATTGTTGAAAACGCCCGCAGCGCCAGCGAGACGGCCGACGTGGCCCGTACCAACGGCGATCGGGCCCGCGAGGGCGCCCGCGTCGTGCAGGAGACGGTCGCGAAGATCCGCCAGATTGCGCAGGTGGTGGGCGAGTCGGCCCGAACCGTCGAGCGGCTCGGTGCCTCCAGCGAACGCATCGGTGAGATCGTGCAGGTCATCAACGAAATTGCCGAGCAGACGAACCTGCTGGCGCTCAACGCGGCCATCGAGGCGGCCCGGGCCGGCAAGCATGGCCGCGGCTTTGCCGTGGTGGCCGACGAGGTGCGCAAGCTGGCCGAGCGTACGGCCCAGGCCACGAAAGAAATTGCCGAAATGATCGAAGGCATTCGGAGCGAGACCCGCGAGGCGGTCAAAGCTATCCAGCGTGGCAGCCAGGAGGTGGAAGAAGGGATTGCGCTGGCAGACCAGACCGGGGCCGCCCTCACGCAGATCCTCGAGGGGGCGCAGCGTGTGCTGGACCGGGTGACGCAGATCGCCGCGGCCAGCGAGGAACAGTCCGCGACGAGCGATCAGATCAGCCGCAGTGTCGAGATGATCTCCAACCTGTCGCACGAGTCGGCCCGGGGCGTCGAGCAGATCGCCCGCGCGGCCGAAGGCCTCAGTCGTCTCACCGACGAATTGAATGAAATGGTGCGGCGATTTCGACTGGCGCAGCGCGAAGCGGTGCGTAGCCCCGATGAAGCCGTTTCCGTAGCCTGA
- a CDS encoding helix-turn-helix transcriptional regulator, producing MSLRARLLELLQESPRTQKELADLLKCDVRHVRRLAGRLEAEGLLRRSRQGRHVYYELALLASETTDVQLALTEREVLALGVAGAAAASLLDGLPLGQNLRELLQRLGTQLRSVYFAVQPEHLKPRFYFQAIARTRIDPLVFEAVLEALLHNCVLEIDYEHPHHGLDRGRRVNPLCLAFVGNAVQLTAWCHRRRRPTNFAMARIRAARVCAYETFTRPDFDPEVYYTTDALGAVADEHYYTYRLWVSARVAHCFREREYFPGQVIEEERPDGTLVVSYEGPGLEVMRAFVMSWGRDVQALEPPELVARIREELAAMQASYSASATSLSD from the coding sequence ATGTCGCTCAGAGCCCGATTGCTGGAGCTGCTTCAGGAAAGTCCACGCACGCAGAAGGAACTGGCCGATCTCCTTAAATGCGACGTGCGCCATGTGCGTCGCCTGGCCGGCCGGCTCGAGGCCGAAGGCCTGCTACGCAGATCCCGTCAGGGACGGCACGTCTACTACGAACTGGCCCTGCTGGCCAGTGAGACCACCGACGTCCAGCTGGCATTGACCGAACGCGAAGTGCTGGCGCTGGGCGTGGCCGGGGCCGCGGCCGCCTCGCTGCTCGACGGCCTGCCGCTGGGCCAGAACCTGCGCGAGCTGCTCCAGCGTCTGGGCACGCAGCTCCGCTCCGTCTACTTCGCCGTGCAGCCCGAGCATCTCAAGCCCCGCTTCTACTTCCAGGCCATCGCCCGTACCCGCATCGACCCGCTCGTCTTCGAGGCGGTGCTCGAAGCCCTGCTGCACAACTGCGTGCTGGAGATCGACTACGAGCACCCGCACCACGGGCTGGACCGGGGCCGGCGTGTCAACCCGCTCTGTCTGGCCTTCGTGGGCAATGCCGTGCAGCTGACGGCCTGGTGCCACCGCCGCCGCCGACCGACGAACTTCGCCATGGCCCGCATCCGCGCCGCCCGCGTGTGCGCGTATGAGACGTTCACGCGCCCGGACTTCGACCCGGAGGTCTACTACACGACCGACGCGCTGGGCGCGGTAGCCGACGAGCACTACTACACCTACCGGCTGTGGGTCAGCGCCCGCGTGGCGCATTGCTTCCGGGAGCGGGAGTACTTTCCAGGCCAGGTCATCGAGGAGGAGCGCCCGGACGGGACGCTGGTGGTGTCCTACGAAGGGCCGGGGCTGGAGGTGATGCGGGCGTTTGTGATGAGCTGGGGGCGCGATGTGCAGGCGCTGGAGCCGCCGGAGCTGGTCGCGCGCATCCGGGAAGAACTGGCGGCCATGCAGGCGAGCTATAGTGCATCTGCCACATCCCTGTCCGACTGA
- a CDS encoding SWIM zinc finger family protein — protein sequence MGHKQARPEPLRLSEADIRRRTTGKTWVRGLQYFQEGHVLRAVWRGATLTAEVQGSEYMPYVVHVSFTPDGNLQTATCTCPYEGRGDCKHIVAVLLYLLHHAQDVPQRASLEELLESMSREELIELIHQLAATHPEVIELIETFRHVPRVENSVRSGLSPEVDVAALVRSLRTELYRLA from the coding sequence ATGGGTCACAAGCAGGCCAGACCTGAACCGCTCCGCCTTTCCGAGGCCGATATCCGGCGCCGCACCACCGGTAAGACATGGGTGCGTGGCCTGCAGTACTTTCAGGAGGGCCACGTCCTGCGGGCTGTCTGGCGAGGCGCGACGCTGACCGCCGAGGTGCAGGGCAGTGAGTACATGCCCTACGTCGTACACGTCTCGTTCACACCGGATGGCAACCTGCAAACAGCCACCTGCACCTGCCCCTATGAGGGGAGGGGCGACTGCAAACACATCGTGGCCGTGCTGCTGTACCTGCTTCATCATGCGCAGGATGTTCCGCAGCGTGCTTCGCTTGAAGAACTCCTTGAAAGCATGAGCCGTGAGGAACTGATTGAACTGATACATCAGCTGGCAGCCACTCACCCCGAGGTCATCGAGTTGATCGAGACGTTCAGGCACGTCCCCCGAGTAGAAAACAGCGTCCGGTCTGGTTTATCTCCTGAGGTGGATGTAGCCGCACTGGTCCGAAGCCTTCGCACCGAACTATACCGGTTGGCGTAG
- a CDS encoding putative toxin-antitoxin system toxin component, PIN family — MKVFLDTNVIVSGFGTRGLCADLIRLVIARHELTVSEVVLEEVKRVLLDKFGLPSDEVQHVEAFLRRHSVVPTPPDTSGFPLDKLKDENDRKILAAAIEAEADVLITGDGDLLALGDLLHRPRIMDPRSFLESMLSR, encoded by the coding sequence GTGAAGGTCTTCCTCGACACAAACGTCATTGTAAGCGGATTTGGGACGCGCGGCCTGTGTGCCGATCTGATTCGTCTGGTAATCGCCCGACACGAATTGACCGTTTCCGAGGTGGTGCTCGAAGAGGTAAAGCGCGTGCTGCTGGATAAGTTTGGACTCCCATCGGACGAGGTGCAGCACGTTGAGGCTTTTCTCAGGCGCCATTCTGTCGTTCCTACTCCCCCGGACACGTCTGGATTTCCTTTGGACAAATTGAAAGACGAAAATGATCGTAAGATACTTGCCGCAGCTATCGAAGCCGAAGCAGATGTGCTGATTACCGGGGACGGCGACCTGCTGGCACTAGGAGATCTCCTGCACCGCCCGCGGATCATGGACCCACGGAGTTTTCTGGAATCGATGCTTTCCAGGTAA
- a CDS encoding HEPN domain-containing protein has translation MKEVMDLVAKAEKFLKTAEVALTVGDYDSCASRCYYAMFFLRKRPFLPGASGLPPTRGSSVCSANIL, from the coding sequence ATGAAGGAAGTTATGGATCTGGTTGCCAAAGCGGAGAAGTTCCTCAAGACGGCCGAGGTGGCTTTGACCGTGGGCGACTACGACTCCTGTGCCTCACGCTGCTATTATGCGATGTTTTTCCTGCGGAAGCGGCCCTTTTTACCAGGGGCCTCAGGGCTTCCTCCCACAAGGGGATCATCGGTTTGTTCGGCGAACATTTTGTGA
- a CDS encoding nucleotidyltransferase domain-containing protein, protein MDERIRAIAHRVRRFLEDQYGSGIKAVILYGSHTRGTATEDSDVDLLVVVDDALRPDEVRRSLSNLLLDILLEEGELVSVIVLPESFYKSYNSPFLLNVRREGAPV, encoded by the coding sequence ATGGATGAGCGCATCCGCGCCATAGCTCACCGTGTCCGGCGGTTCCTGGAAGACCAATACGGTTCCGGGATCAAGGCGGTGATCCTCTATGGCTCCCATACGCGCGGGACGGCTACTGAGGATTCTGATGTGGACCTCCTGGTGGTGGTGGACGATGCCCTGAGACCCGATGAGGTGCGCCGCAGTTTGAGCAATCTCCTTTTGGATATCCTCCTCGAGGAAGGCGAGCTGGTTTCCGTGATTGTGCTCCCCGAGAGTTTTTACAAATCCTACAATTCGCCTTTCCTGCTTAACGTGAGAAGGGAAGGAGCGCCGGTATGA
- a CDS encoding EcoRV family type II restriction endonuclease: MEMSKMDEKTKIELKEQFLSQLQSFAEELHDYVSTQDDQWVIKGFIDVFKNIYTITSDTKIVSKVIEIHLFPKFLEFANKHGYKMIFADKQNWYPDITFISKKDERIKFAVDLKTTYITKYKDGMPYECNGFTLGSHGTYFIDRQSTKNIQFPYSEYLGHYVLGILYERNHATKIDETKKYKLEELENIPSVIKNFVFFAHEKWRIASDKSGSGNTANIGSVKRIKELLEGKGIFWQYFGKNGEEWFDEYWMNYGRITIKDNKTGKTKKMTSLKEFLVFKGIEISKIKRRKV; encoded by the coding sequence ATGGAGATGAGTAAAATGGATGAAAAAACAAAAATAGAGTTAAAAGAGCAATTTTTGAGTCAACTTCAATCGTTCGCTGAGGAGTTACATGATTATGTCTCTACACAAGATGATCAATGGGTGATAAAAGGATTTATTGATGTTTTCAAAAATATTTATACTATTACTAGCGATACAAAAATAGTTTCTAAGGTTATAGAAATTCATTTATTCCCTAAATTTTTAGAATTCGCTAATAAGCATGGATACAAAATGATTTTCGCAGATAAGCAAAATTGGTATCCTGATATAACATTCATTTCTAAAAAAGATGAGCGAATAAAATTTGCTGTAGATCTGAAAACAACATATATCACAAAATACAAAGATGGAATGCCTTATGAGTGTAATGGTTTTACTCTTGGCTCTCACGGAACATATTTCATTGATAGACAGAGCACAAAGAATATACAGTTTCCCTATAGTGAGTATTTGGGACATTATGTATTAGGAATTTTATATGAAAGGAATCATGCTACAAAAATTGATGAAACAAAAAAGTATAAACTTGAAGAGTTAGAGAACATACCATCGGTAATTAAAAATTTTGTATTCTTTGCTCACGAAAAATGGAGAATCGCCAGCGATAAAAGTGGGAGTGGAAATACTGCAAATATTGGTAGTGTCAAAAGAATTAAAGAATTATTAGAGGGTAAAGGTATATTTTGGCAATATTTTGGGAAAAACGGAGAGGAATGGTTCGATGAGTACTGGATGAATTATGGAAGAATCACAATAAAAGATAACAAGACAGGTAAAACCAAGAAGATGACTTCTTTAAAAGAATTTTTGGTATTCAAAGGCATTGAAATTAGTAAGATAAAGAGGAGAAAGGTATGA
- a CDS encoding DUF2283 domain-containing protein, whose amino-acid sequence MVFEYYPETDTLYIKLIDGVSAESEEIAPGVVLDFDEHNRVIGIEIEDASKFVDLSKVELRALPVVNLVLSERAAINH is encoded by the coding sequence ATGGTTTTTGAATACTACCCGGAGACCGACACGCTGTATATCAAACTGATCGACGGCGTGAGTGCTGAGTCAGAGGAGATTGCACCAGGGGTTGTGCTGGACTTTGATGAGCACAATCGTGTTATTGGAATTGAAATTGAGGATGCCAGCAAATTTGTTGATCTATCGAAAGTGGAGCTAAGAGCCCTTCCTGTTGTGAATCTGGTTCTGAGCGAGAGAGCCGCTATAAATCATTAA
- a CDS encoding helix-turn-helix domain-containing protein, whose translation MPRAPLPPITETLEELRQRLQAERKCRLHMLLLFKEDPTRTREAVAQHLAVHRNTIGRWLRRYARGGLEALLSIERRGPKPGQRTVPRPVYVAIQKRLRQPEGFAGYKQLQQWIYEAFGLEVPYKSVYNLVRYHLGAKLKVPRPVHPKKA comes from the coding sequence ATGCCTCGCGCTCCCCTTCCCCCCATCACTGAAACGCTCGAAGAGCTCCGCCAACGCCTCCAGGCCGAACGCAAATGCCGCCTGCACATGCTGCTGCTCTTTAAAGAAGACCCCACCCGCACCCGAGAGGCCGTAGCCCAACATCTGGCCGTGCATCGAAACACGATTGGCCGCTGGCTGCGTCGCTATGCCCGAGGCGGTCTTGAGGCGCTGCTTTCGATTGAGCGGCGCGGGCCCAAGCCCGGTCAGCGTACCGTGCCCCGGCCCGTCTATGTGGCCATCCAGAAGCGGCTGCGCCAGCCGGAGGGCTTTGCCGGCTACAAGCAGCTCCAGCAATGGATCTATGAGGCCTTTGGGCTTGAGGTGCCCTACAAGAGCGTCTACAACCTGGTACGCTACCACCTGGGGGCCAAGCTGAAAGTCCCCCGGCCGGTGCACCCAAAAAAAGCCTAG
- a CDS encoding transposase, whose amino-acid sequence MPRYRRLTARGVVVRQPWEPRSCFYWLYAAVEPRSGETFYLEMPSLDAGCFSVFLREFGRCYRDSLNVLVLDNAAAHRARSVEVPENVVLLFLPAYSPEPSPVERLWRAIRARLDVFDERVRSQLEALRAHVAEIVRGLRAVEVSRLTRYDYILAALNAL is encoded by the coding sequence TTGCCGCGCTATCGTCGGTTGACGGCTCGGGGTGTGGTGGTGCGCCAGCCCTGGGAGCCGCGCTCGTGTTTCTACTGGCTGTATGCGGCGGTAGAGCCCCGGAGTGGGGAGACGTTTTATCTGGAGATGCCCTCGTTGGATGCGGGGTGTTTTTCGGTGTTTTTACGGGAGTTTGGCCGTTGCTACCGCGACAGTCTCAACGTATTGGTGCTTGACAACGCGGCGGCGCACCGGGCGCGTTCGGTAGAGGTCCCGGAGAACGTGGTGTTGTTGTTTTTGCCGGCGTATAGTCCGGAGCCCAGTCCGGTGGAGCGGTTGTGGCGGGCGATTCGGGCGCGCCTTGATGTATTTGACGAGCGGGTTCGGAGTCAGTTGGAGGCGTTGCGGGCACACGTGGCGGAGATTGTGCGGGGATTGAGGGCGGTAGAGGTGTCTCGGCTGACGCGTTACGACTACATTCTGGCTGCTCTCAATGCACTATAA
- a CDS encoding ATP-binding protein: MRIGIFRGNQILDSHDFKGTLWEQLAGAMERFRQVLKVRFEIKVEEATLEGLQRKEVWEYPLEALREALINALIHRDYTIPADIQIKIHEDRLEIWNAGELPLPLRPDDLRGPHRSVLRNPLIAQAFYFAGLIERWGTGTTRIIELCRQQGLPEPEFQHQQGGFLVTFAKDPYTPERLRAMGLNERQIRAVLYVKERGSITNKEYQQLTGVSKRTASGELSELVEKGVLIKTGGQRGRGTTYWAKIGRIGQ, translated from the coding sequence GTGCGCATTGGCATCTTCCGGGGCAACCAGATTCTGGATAGCCACGATTTCAAAGGCACGCTCTGGGAGCAGCTGGCGGGGGCTATGGAGCGCTTTCGCCAGGTGCTCAAGGTGCGCTTTGAAATCAAGGTGGAGGAAGCCACCCTCGAGGGCCTACAGCGCAAGGAGGTGTGGGAGTATCCGCTGGAGGCTCTGCGCGAGGCCCTCATCAACGCCCTGATCCATCGGGATTACACCATTCCGGCGGACATCCAGATCAAGATTCACGAGGATCGCCTGGAAATCTGGAATGCTGGCGAGCTGCCACTGCCTCTCAGACCCGATGACCTACGTGGGCCGCACCGCTCGGTGCTGCGCAATCCCCTGATTGCGCAAGCCTTTTACTTTGCCGGCCTGATTGAGCGCTGGGGCACAGGCACGACCCGGATTATCGAGCTTTGCCGCCAGCAGGGCCTGCCCGAGCCCGAATTTCAGCATCAGCAGGGCGGCTTTCTTGTTACATTCGCCAAGGACCCCTATACGCCGGAGCGCCTGCGTGCGATGGGCTTGAATGAGCGGCAGATCCGGGCGGTGCTGTATGTGAAGGAGAGGGGAAGCATCACCAACAAGGAGTACCAGCAGCTCACAGGGGTGAGCAAGCGAACCGCGTCGGGCGAACTTTCGGAATTGGTGGAAAAGGGTGTTCTCATCAAGACCGGCGGTCAGCGGGGGCGCGGAACTACCTATTGGGCAAAAATTGGGAGAATTGGGCAATGA
- a CDS encoding replication protein RepA, which translates to MSRQLSLKRRVETIQEIRSVPAQMRGDVGYMAYVLVQTTLPHSDPGDVPAYGRSSGDLSLVVQPGYFLDRRGQLVCAGIPYGVYPRLILLWITTEVVRTRNRTLKLGNSLSEFMHELGLVPTGGQWGTISRLRDQMNRLFRARISISSVGPGKSLMQDITPVKSQRLWWDPKRPEEPLLFDSEITLHEDFYQMLVDRPVPVDVRVLKDLTRSPLAIDLYCWLTYRVSYLKHETAISWKQLQEQFGAEYSDTRAFARKARQVLKLIQVVWPSLRYATPKGRLVLYPCTPHVLKKTS; encoded by the coding sequence ATGTCCCGTCAGCTCTCTCTGAAACGGCGTGTTGAGACGATTCAGGAAATCAGGTCCGTGCCAGCGCAAATGCGAGGAGATGTGGGATATATGGCGTATGTGCTGGTTCAGACGACGCTGCCGCACTCCGATCCCGGTGATGTGCCGGCTTATGGGCGCTCCAGTGGAGATCTGAGTCTTGTTGTTCAGCCGGGATACTTCTTGGATCGTCGTGGACAACTGGTGTGCGCCGGGATCCCCTACGGTGTTTATCCCCGCTTGATCCTGCTCTGGATCACCACGGAGGTGGTTCGCACCAGGAATAGAACGCTGAAGCTCGGCAACAGCCTGTCCGAATTCATGCACGAACTGGGCTTGGTGCCGACAGGTGGACAGTGGGGCACGATCAGCAGGCTGCGAGATCAGATGAATCGTCTCTTCAGAGCGCGCATTTCCATCAGTAGCGTTGGGCCGGGGAAAAGTCTGATGCAGGATATAACGCCGGTAAAGTCGCAGCGGCTCTGGTGGGACCCGAAGAGGCCCGAGGAACCGCTGTTGTTTGATTCGGAGATAACGCTGCATGAGGATTTTTATCAGATGCTGGTGGATCGTCCCGTGCCCGTGGATGTGCGTGTGCTTAAGGACCTGACGCGCTCGCCGCTCGCCATAGATCTCTATTGCTGGCTCACGTATCGCGTCAGCTATCTGAAGCATGAGACAGCCATCTCATGGAAACAACTGCAGGAGCAATTCGGTGCGGAGTACAGCGACACCCGGGCATTTGCCCGAAAGGCAAGGCAGGTACTCAAGTTAATTCAGGTCGTGTGGCCTTCGTTGCGATACGCTACCCCGAAGGGACGTCTCGTACTTTATCCCTGCACGCCGCATGTTCTGAAAAAAACCTCCTGA
- a CDS encoding RNA-guided endonuclease InsQ/TnpB family protein, producing the protein MQTLTVKCKLVLSKEQREALDTTMRAFAAACNDAIAVGRRLNTASNIRIHRVCYSDLRARHGLTANLAVRAIARAAGILKVKKRQCSTVRPTSIDYDARIFSFREADWTVSLSTVQGRIRVPLHIGDYQRTLLGSRKPTSAVVWKTRQGDYYIGIHINVETPPPEDEHGWIGVDLGIVNIATLDDGTAFSGDQIERVRARYERTRRSLQRKGTRGAKRVLKRLSGRERRFQQAINHTISRRIVDRAIAEGKGVRLEDLSGIRKSVRVRKSQRRRIHRWAFYDLRIKIAYKCALAGVPFELIDPRYTSQRCPVCGHTERANRKSQSKFVCRSCGLEANADVVGAINIALGGAVNHPEVALVDVETVLHGQDTGLRRRAATSPPSLGVGS; encoded by the coding sequence ATGCAGACGCTCACGGTCAAATGCAAGCTGGTCCTCTCTAAGGAGCAGCGAGAAGCACTTGACACCACCATGCGAGCGTTTGCCGCCGCGTGCAACGATGCAATCGCCGTCGGTCGAAGACTGAATACCGCGTCGAACATTCGCATCCACCGCGTCTGCTACAGCGACCTCAGAGCAAGGCATGGTCTTACAGCCAACCTTGCCGTCCGTGCCATTGCCCGAGCAGCAGGCATTCTCAAAGTCAAGAAGCGCCAGTGCAGTACAGTACGCCCGACAAGCATCGACTACGACGCCCGCATCTTCTCCTTCCGAGAAGCCGACTGGACGGTCAGCCTCTCCACAGTACAGGGACGGATTCGCGTTCCCCTCCACATAGGAGACTACCAGAGAACGCTTCTCGGCAGTAGGAAGCCAACAAGCGCCGTGGTCTGGAAGACGCGGCAAGGAGACTACTACATCGGTATCCACATTAACGTAGAGACGCCCCCACCTGAAGATGAGCACGGGTGGATTGGCGTCGACCTTGGAATCGTCAACATTGCCACGCTGGATGACGGCACGGCGTTCAGCGGCGACCAGATAGAGCGGGTCCGTGCTCGGTATGAAAGAACCCGCCGCTCCCTCCAGCGAAAAGGCACGAGGGGCGCAAAGCGCGTCCTGAAACGGCTCTCGGGAAGGGAGCGGCGCTTCCAGCAGGCGATCAACCACACCATCAGTCGCCGTATCGTAGACCGGGCTATCGCCGAGGGTAAGGGTGTCCGGCTCGAAGACCTCAGCGGCATTCGCAAAAGTGTGCGCGTTCGAAAATCGCAGCGCAGAAGAATCCACCGCTGGGCGTTCTATGATTTGCGCATTAAAATCGCGTACAAGTGCGCCCTTGCCGGGGTGCCCTTCGAGCTGATTGATCCCCGATATACGTCTCAGCGCTGTCCGGTCTGCGGGCATACCGAGAGGGCAAACCGCAAGAGCCAGAGCAAGTTTGTCTGCCGCTCGTGCGGATTGGAAGCGAACGCCGATGTGGTTGGCGCAATTAACATTGCACTCGGGGGTGCCGTCAATCACCCCGAAGTAGCGCTCGTTGATGTCGAAACGGTCCTGCATGGTCAGGATACCGGACTGAGACGGAGAGCAGCTACAAGCCCACCCTCTTTAGGGGTGGGTAGTTGA
- a CDS encoding CopG family ribbon-helix-helix protein yields the protein MSTVLTCRIDDELARRLKETAEETGRKSSEIIREALQRHLALLEFERLRGRVLEAAQRRGYLTDEDVFAEVS from the coding sequence ATGAGCACCGTACTTACCTGTCGCATCGATGATGAGCTGGCCCGCCGCCTGAAAGAAACGGCCGAGGAAACCGGACGCAAGTCCAGCGAAATCATCCGCGAAGCGCTTCAGCGCCATCTGGCGCTGCTGGAATTCGAACGCCTGCGTGGTCGCGTCCTTGAAGCAGCTCAGCGTCGGGGTTACCTGACCGATGAAGATGTTTTTGCTGAGGTGTCGTGA